ACCTTTGTCCATGGACATGTTTGCGTGGACGAGGAGAGAGGCAGTTTTCTACAACGGCATCATCATCTGCTGTATCGGATTTGAATCCATCCTGGTGTTTCTTGTGGTCAAAATGGCCGCACAAAAGTAACCCAAATACACGAGTCCCTCGTTCAAATGAAAAATGGTATCTTACTTCCGAGCTTTATTTTACAGGGTCGGGGATCGTCCAGTACTGCTCCTCGGTCTGGCCATCATATTCTGCGGCTTCTTTATTCTTCTTCCATGGGGAAGCCATTACCCCAAAATCCAGTGGGCAggtatttcaaaatatttgagtGGGCAATACTGACATTTGAAACTAACCTTACGTTTCCCTCTCCCTAGACCTTAAAAACAATTCATTGGTCAGTCAGCTCTCATCCAACAGCTCTTTTGAGCCCACCGGCTGCCCGTATGACCAGACCTGGTGTCAGTACACGCCTGCCATCTACCTGGCTCAGTACATCTCCTCAGATTTCCTCATCGGTGTGGGCTATCCGGCTTGCAACGTCATGTCCTACACCCTCTATTCCAAAATCCTGGGACCCAAACCTCAGGTGAATGAGCTAATCTATGTGAAGATCTTAGAACgtcaacctcttttttttttggttatccATTTTAGTGGAATATGATGTGAGAGTACAccttgatttcttttttcaggGCGTGTACATGGGCTGGCTGACAGCATCAGGGAGCGGCGCACGGACTCTGGGCCCCGTGTTTGTCTCCCACGTGTACACCCTACTCGGCCCTCGGTGGGCCTTCACTATCATCTGCATCATGGTGGTGGCGGCCATCGTCCTCCTCAGCTCTGTCTACCACAGACTCATCGCTTTCTCAGTGCGTCACGGAAGGACAATAGAATGAGCCGGCGCTTTCCACACTGGACCAACTGAAGGACcaaaaaataagtttgaaagGGAACGTGTGTGAACATGCGCATCCAGATCGGCCACCTGTTTTAAATCAAGTTACTACATCCGGTATTTGTTACTGATACACTACGACACGCTTTACTCAATTGCATTTTTGATGAACAAAGCTGTGTGAACTGAATAATAATGCGTGTTTCAATGTCACAGGCGCATTCACTGgttaaaaaaatgtgacttaataatgtgaaaatatatgttatgagttttttttttaaaccacaaaTGATATTCATATTTTCAACATTGAAGCTATATTTAGTACATTGTCAAGAAGCTATGAATATGAAGAGATTTATATTTTCTTTCAATAAACATACAAAATGCAAGATCAGGAATATTTTGTGTACAGTTTATTCTTACTGAACATGTATACTGAATACACGCTTTtagaatgtattattattattcattattattatactgccaatatttaaaaaaatcacaaggtTTTAAGATGCAAAGGAAATCCATATcaatagatttatttttttaccgaaTGATGCGTGAAATGAAGACGAGGGTGGAGAATTACAAATGACGTACTTCCGCTCAAAAACCGGAAGTCCCGCCTCTCAATCTGTGTCTGGACCCTCCAGAGCGGAGTCATACGAAAAGTTACCTGGAGTATGTTTTAGCGATTACATCGTAATTACTTTATACGTTTAATTGATTTATAACTTTGTCATTATAATTACAGTGGAGTAATGGGTAAGGAAATACTTTTGGTACCCGTTCCCCATTGTGTTTGTGTCAAGTTTAGATGAGAAGCTTGTTTTCTCGCGCGAGTTAGCTGGAAATGTTTTGCCTTCCATCGATTTAACTCTTTATAATTTTCCCTTCTCTTTCAGATTTTAATAGAATGCAGCCATTCGTAAGTAAACATTTGATTCTGATTGTTCATTTCATTCAAGTTGAACACACCCGCACTTTTCAATACAAACATCCGCATTCCCTCCTTTTTATGCGACGATGGGATTTTCCTAAAGGATCTATGAGTCAGCACGTTTCCCTTCCCCGTAAACGAAAGTGAAACTTGAAAAATTAGATCAATAAAAAGAGATGAAATAAGCAAACTGTATATATTgtgttgtaacttgtcatttctctctctcacacagcgAACCTATAAAAACGGaggtgattatttttattattacaaaAATACTATTGGCTTTACATAGGATAGTTGAAGTTCTCGCGATATTCCCTGCAAAATAACGGTGGCTGTTTAGTTGCCGGTCACGGCAGAATAAACATTACTATATTACTGCTTTAATTTAGTCAAAGTTAACACTTTATTGCTAAACCTGAGCTGACAATAAGATTGTGCCATTGTCATGTTTTAAAACATGTCTTTCTGCCTTACAGTCTCAAGTGATCCATATGATTACCAAGATGAAGTTGATGGCAGTAATCCGGTGGCCCTTGCTTCAAGGCATATGTACGATTATTTAAATTTTTACTACTGCGACCGAGAAGTGATGGCAGAGATCGAAGACAATGTACgtcgttgttgttattatttgtTGCTGGATCAACACGTGGATATTGACGCCTTGCTTTTCTTGTAGGATGATGAATGGTTACCAAAGCAGGAAGGAATCATAGAAAAGGCAGAAAAAAAGCGGCTGAAGAAAAAGGTATGCTTGCTTGGAAAGCGcagttttaaaaaacaaaaaggaatgcAGCTCAGAATATAGCACAAGAATGGAGTGATGACTCCAACTTTCTTGTAGTAGCAGTATCGACCGATGCACTCGAAAGTATACTTATGATCATATTGTGTTATTCGCCAAAGAAACGGAAGGAAAGAAAGCGACAAGAGAAAATGGAGAAGGAAAAAGAGAACACCGTAAGTAACTAATTTTAACAAATTATAGCAATAATTATTTGAAATGAATGGGCCCATTACTTACGCTAATGTTCTCTGTGTGGAAGGCTACAAGTGGTTTGCAGCAGTCCACTGCGGAGGAGAATTTGGCGGTTGGCGATGAATCGCAAGACGGTGCGGAGACTCGATTTGAAGTCGGAGCGGAAGCAGGCACGCTAGCTGAGGCAAGTGATGAAAGCCACTCCGAGGATGGTAGCAACAAGGTTTTAAAAGTAGTTattttagtttatttatttcctCAAGTAACTTTCTGCTATTTGGAAATCTCTTAAAATATGATTTGTTTTGATCATCAATCTTTTTTCAAAGGAACTGAGTTTCacaatattattttaaaatcacattttgaatttgtatttaaaaatatatactgtaCCTTCTATACACGTTTTAACGCAAAAGTGATTGATtaattttttcaaatttattctTCTGAAGGAACTGGATTTGACAAGTTGTTTTGTGAGTCAAACAGCCCAAAGAATTCAACATAAATTTGGTGCCAAGCCTGAGAAGGGGAAAAAGAAGTCGCCCAACCAAGCACAACTCCCCAAAGAATCCCACAATGACATCAAGAAGGAGGTTGGatactccaattttttttcttacaattgTTTACTTTAGAttctcatggaaaaaaaaaatgaattttattCTCATCAAATTATGACTGTAAAATTTCAACTGTTTTATTAACTTCTTCCCCAAACATTTATTCTCCTTAAaattgcttttttaattttattgatataAAACTGGAACATGATATACTGGCACATCACAATTTCAGATATACATGAAATGATGTCGGTTAAATTGTATAAAATTCCAAGAGTTCAGTTAGTTTTATTTTCACGCAATTGTTCATAAACTTgccgagataaaaaaaaaacaacaacaaccaaaaagaTAATTTTGTTTCTGACCATCTTTGTCACGCTTCCCCACAGGTTTCTGCTGACAGCTCGGTGCTGACCGATCATGTTGAAAGAAGCAAGCGTCTCGCAAGTGGGTTCTCACATCTTCCCACTCATTTGCGTATCATTTTTGTTGGCTATAAAGACTTTTTGAATTTCTCAAAGCTCAGGGGAATGAATGCGCTCGTGATGGACGTTATGATTTAGCGGTGGATTTTTTTACCGAAGCCATCCAATACAATCCTACGGAAATGAGGTTGGTCCCATTACGTggcctacattttttttttttgaattctcaaaaaaaaacattaacgcAACACGACTTTTCCTTTTAGGTTGTTTGGAAATCGAGCGTTCTGTTTGGAGAAGTTGCAGGACTATGAGAAGGCCCTGGCTGACGCCGAGTTATGCCTCAAAATGTCCCCAAACTGGATTAAAGGCCTCTTTCGCAAGGGGCGGGCTTTAGCCGGTTTAAAGGTCACTGTCCACTTTTTGATGTTTCACTACGCGTTGGGTCGTGGTGTTCATTTCGTCTAGTCATGCACactgctgcagtttttttttccacacgggGGAAGAGGGAAGGCAATTTATTGGACAATGGCTTCTAAGTTTGAGTGAAAAAATGAGGTTGGACATTGTTAGTCAAGTAAGAAAATCTGGGTGTCACTAAAGCTCGCACCGTCTTACTCTCCTCACCAGAGATATGAGGAGGCGGCGCAAGCCTTCCAGGGGGTTCTCAAGCTGGATCCCTCTTGTGCTGAGGCGGCTCAGGAAATAATGCAAACGCAGATACTGCAGCTGATGGTTAGCGTACACACTGGCACCTTGACTTTGAAGGTTTTCCCACTGACGAGGCGTCGCCACCGTTCCGTTTCAGGAGTACGGCTTCACGCGGGAGCAGAGTTCAAATGCCTTAATTATACACGGGACGGTGAAGAAAGCACGCAAGGTGCTGTCTGCATTAAAGCCCCAAATCCAAGGTCCCCAAGTGCTGGCAGCTCCAGAAACCCCCATGAAGACCAGACATCCCGGGGCGGTCCACAGCGCCTACAACATCCAAAGTCAAGAGGATTATCATCCGTAAGTCAATCACATGAATATTATTTGATCAGTCGGCACATGGGAAAGGAACACTTAACGTTTCCTCGTAGTATTTGGGATGTTTGTGACTATTTGTTTTAACCtcattctcattttttttacttatttgtACTCTTTGTACTTATCTTGACTATTTACTTGAAACTTCAAAGATTTTAAgttatttttttgcaattatGTTATACTCATAAAGGACTTTTATTCTTGGCAATAATTCATATCTATTCTTGGATTTTAAGACTTGTTGACAGTATTCTAATTTCATAATTTTTAACATTTTCCCCCATGTGATATTgccagaattttattttatatgaataataaatgattgttatattattaataatattatttattatatatatttttaaattgtttccagatttaatttttaaattttgtgttaaaaaaaaaactatatcatAATTTCTATTATTGTTACTTGCTTTCCAGCATGTTTATTTTTTGCCGCTTGATTGCTGCGTTTTTGAGCGTGCCTCTATTTCCCTCGCAGGGAACTGTTTCCAGTGTGGGTGGGCAATGTGAACTCAATGGTAACGGAAGAGCTGTTCTTCAACATGTTCAGCAAGTTAGTGTGCATGGCGCCTTTGACACTTAGAGTCACGGCGAGCCCGTTCCTAAATTGATGACAATGACCTCTCCCTCGACAGGGCGGGTTCAGTTCATAGCGTCAAGCTCCTGCTCAAGCAACGCTGTGGCTTCGTCAACTTTACGCAACAGGAATGCTGTGACAACGCCATTCGATTATTTCATGTAAGTggggaacccccccccacacacacacacctccccaATTTTTTGATCTTTTTGCAACTTACCTCAACGGTCTTTGGTCAGAACTTCAAACTGATGGGGAACTGGATCATTGTTCGATACCCCGACAGAATCCCCGCCTTCGGGGGCTTCTCCAAGGCGGCCTTCTGCAGTGACAATTTCCAGTAAGTGGCATTATCCACTTTACTCAACTACTGTACATTCCAGACTAtaaacaaaagacatttttacaGTCTTTAAACACgcttttcaaactttttcactttacttctatgaccactgattgtgtgggtctgtattgtcaatactcttattacacaccgtgcgtgtgtgaatgtgagagagagtattttattgtatagtactgcacatgtttatcagcatgtttttagttaatctgcacattggagactggtcaaacgcaatttcaaacttctgtggtaaccctgttacataggatttttgacaataaagtaaacttgaacttgatacCAAAGGTAGAGTAACAACAGTAATAACAAAAAATCTGTCCTAGAAAAAAAGTATATCTCTATGCAAAATTATGGCTGGATCTTTGTCATATTTTGACTacgtgattttatttttgtcccTTAAAATAATTTGAATTTGCACCTTAATTCAAGTAATCTCATAATATTGCAATCGAatcaattattgcaattccgtcATTTTTTTCGTGTTATTTGTTAAGTTAATTTCTTACCGTGTTTTCAGTACAGTTTTGAGGCTGACAGTAAATTTCGCAGCAACACTCGGTTTGAACATTGGAACAATGTTCATTGTGTGTTTCCAGGCAGAATTCAAACGGAAGCGGCGTCATGTGCTCCAATAGACAACAAAAGAAGGAAggccttttaaaaaaatgaataatgttccatctgctgttttgtttgtttggtttagtttttcttttaaatttttTCCATTTGAAGTACGACGACTGTTTTTTATTCGTTTGCTGTTTTAATAAAAATTGCATCaagggatttcttttttttttttaaagttgtttttaaaaaacttttttttttattggattttGGCTCGACGTCCGTTGTGTATACTAAAACAGATATTAGTATAATAGATAGTATAACAAATATCTGAAAAAATCTGcctttaaattttttttcataaattttgaTTTAAACTCAGAAAATGAACTTTTATTGTAAAATTGTGCCTTTTCCCCTTAAAATGATGCACCAATTGGTTTATTTTGGTAAAataatgattttgttttgtgatgacCAATTAATTTCCTGTCATAATATTTTCACCTCTCAGTTCTGTGGAGAGGGTCCGATTCCTCTGTGAAGTTTGCGTGCTCTTCCCGTgcatgcgtgggtttcctcccggTACTCtggttaccccccccccccacacacacacacaaacacatttcaaaaacgtgcGTTTTGAACTTGTAATGAAGTCTTATCTGTCCTCACTGTTATTTTGGGCTCGTCACTAAGTGTTTTTCCAGGGGGGCGCAGTGAGTGAGTGTTGGTCCTTTTAATCTTGTGGGGGGAGTCGGTTGGTGGGGGGCGTCGTTAACActgacaaaatggctgccgaTGATAGCAAGTTACGGGAGAGGAAGTTGAAATGATGTTTGGTTATTTTTGGAAAAGGTTATTTATTGCCATCTACTGCGAGATGGtgccaaaataataataatatttgtatCATATTTTGACTATTTGCATTTTATAAATGTAAAGGACATAACTTTACTGTTtgcctttggaaaaaaaaacccagctggTATCACTGATATAGGGATGTCTCAATATCAATACTTGATTCTGTATCAGAAGTGATCATGATTCAATACATAACATGT
The sequence above is drawn from the Syngnathus scovelli strain Florida chromosome 1, RoL_Ssco_1.2, whole genome shotgun sequence genome and encodes:
- the si:dkey-33c12.4 gene encoding uncharacterized protein si:dkey-33c12.4; the protein is MDFNRMQPFRTYKNGVSSDPYDYQDEVDGSNPVALASRHMYDYLNFYYCDREVMAEIEDNDDEWLPKQEGIIEKAEKKRLKKKKRKERKRQEKMEKEKENTATSGLQQSTAEENLAVGDESQDGAETRFEVGAEAGTLAEELDLTSCFVSQTAQRIQHKFGAKPEKGKKKSPNQAQLPKESHNDIKKEVSADSSVLTDHVERSKRLATQGNECARDGRYDLAVDFFTEAIQYNPTEMRLFGNRAFCLEKLQDYEKALADAELCLKMSPNWIKGLFRKGRALAGLKRYEEAAQAFQGVLKLDPSCAEAAQEIMQTQILQLMEYGFTREQSSNALIIHGTVKKARKVLSALKPQIQGPQVLAAPETPMKTRHPGAVHSAYNIQSQEDYHPELFPVWVGNVNSMVTEELFFNMFSKAGSVHSVKLLLKQRCGFVNFTQQECCDNAIRLFHNFKLMGNWIIVRYPDRIPAFGGFSKAAFCSDNFQQNSNGSGVMCSNRQQKKEGLLKK